In one Aricia agestis chromosome 5, ilAriAges1.1, whole genome shotgun sequence genomic region, the following are encoded:
- the LOC121726793 gene encoding tropomodulin-1 isoform X4 encodes MAETIEETYETMVTRKVVHKSLKIEEKSSSTKTTTMTTPAKLYGRELSTYDEVDVDELLSKLTQEELTMLAKDVDPDDNCLPPSLRNNYACEKDPTGPLNRKKLIEHINKQALETPDRPEVKPYVAGVVRGKKWIPPPQPEKMRDAEEQIAIDLGDEYEQALTGATQEEIIDLAAILGFHSMMNQDQYHASLLNKGQPVGLGWDGITKATKPKVYPMDPPNDTDPDDTINRVKENDQKLTDLNWNNIKNISDEKFEKLFEGLKTNTHLEVLSLVNVGLNDRTAQLLADALQVNTGLRVVNVETNFISPPGVVQLVRSLLTTHTVEEFRASNQRSQVLGNKIEMEITKLVEENPTLLRLGLHLEYSDARHRVASHLQRNIDRNCRLLKKSSVSLSLRLPRGRPPAVGVDSSFFNLTPPSAGSLTPPADRKMDTAQSTPRAQKQTGKADDRFVMAEPPDINPNPHTTPATTEPERRLEP; translated from the exons AAGTCGTCATCGACGAAGACGACGACAATGACGACGCCGGCCAAGCTGTACGGACGGGAGTTGTCGACATACGACGAAGTGGACGTCGACGAACTGTTATCAAAACTGACACAGGAGGAGCTTACGATGCTCGCCAAAGACGTCGACCCAGAT GACAATTGTTTACCCCCATCACTACGGAATAACTATGCATGTGAAAAGGACCCCACAGGACCACTCAACCGTAAGAAGTTAATTGAACACATCAACAAACAAGCCTTAGAGACACCTGACAGACCAGAGGTGAAACCTTACGTAGCTGGCGTTGTACGAGGTAAAAAG TGGATTCCCCCACCACAGCCAGAAAAGATGCGTGATGCTGAGGAACAGATTGCTATAGATCTTGGTGATGAATATGAGCAAGCGCTCACTGGTGCTACACAAGAGGAAATTATTGACCTTGCCG CTATTCTTGGATTCCATTCCATGATGAACCAGGATCAGTACCACGCGTCGCTCCTCAACAAGGGCCAGCCTGTTGGCCTCGGCTGGGACGGCATCACAAAAGCTACTAAACCCAAG GTGTACCCCATGGACCCCCCCAATGACACAGACCCCGACGACACAATAAACAGGGTGAAGGAAAATGACCAGAAGCTGACTGATCTCAATTGGAATAATATTAAG AATATAAGCGACGAGAAATTCGAGAAGCTGTTCGAAGGTCTGAAGACGAACACTCACCTGGAGGTGTTGTCGCTCGTCAACGTCGGCCTTAACGACCGCACCGCGCAGCTCCTCGCCGACGCACTacag GTAAACACGGGTCTGCGCGTGGTGAACGTGGAGACGAACTTCATCAGCCCGCCGGGCGTGGTGCAACTCGTCCGCTCGCTCCTCACCACGCACACCGTCGAGGAGTTCCGCGCTTCCAACCAG AGATCACAAGTCCTCGGCAACAAGATCGAGATGGAGATAACCAAGCTGGTCGAGGAGAACCCCACTCTGCTGCGGCTCGGCCTGCATCTCGAGTACAGCGACGCGCGACACCGCGTCGCCAGCCATCTGCAGCGAAACATCGACAGGA ATTGCCGTTTGCTAAAGAAAAGTAGCGTGTCGTTAAGTTTACGACTCCCGCGCGGAAGACCGCCTGCAGTGGGAGTGGACAGTAGCTTCTTCAATCTGACCCCGCCCAGCGCCGGCTCGCTGACTCCGCCCGCCGACCGCAAGATGGATACCGCTCAGTCGACGCCGCGAGCCCAGAAACAGACCGGGAAAGCCGACGATAGATTCGTGATGGCGGAGCCCCCCGACATAAACCCCAACCCCCACAC TACGCCAGCAACGACGGAGCCAGAGCGGCGCTTAGAGCCATGA
- the LOC121726793 gene encoding tropomodulin-1 isoform X3 — MSEFFGGWSGEPEDDAEVVEEEETVETVTTTKTMRRSTKTTKTPKSSSTKTTTMTTPAKLYGRELSTYDEVDVDELLSKLTQEELTMLAKDVDPDDNCLPPSLRNNYACEKDPTGPLNRKKLIEHINKQALETPDRPEVKPYVAGVVRGKKWIPPPQPEKMRDAEEQIAIDLGDEYEQALTGATQEEIIDLAAILGFHSMMNQDQYHASLLNKGQPVGLGWDGITKATKPKVYPMDPPNDTDPDDTINRVKENDQKLTDLNWNNIKNISDEKFEKLFEGLKTNTHLEVLSLVNVGLNDRTAQLLADAFQVNTGLRVVNVETNFISPPGVVQLVRSLLTTHTVEEFRASNQRSQVLGNKIEMEITKLVEENPTLLRLGLHLEYSDARHRVASHLQRNIDRNCRLLKKSSVSLSLRLPRGRPPAVGVDSSFFNLTPPSAGSLTPPADRKMDTAQSTPRAQKQTGKADDRFVMAEPPDINPNPHTTPATTEPERRLEP, encoded by the exons AAGTCGTCATCGACGAAGACGACGACAATGACGACGCCGGCCAAGCTGTACGGACGGGAGTTGTCGACATACGACGAAGTGGACGTCGACGAACTGTTATCAAAACTGACACAGGAGGAGCTTACGATGCTCGCCAAAGACGTCGACCCAGAT GACAATTGTTTACCCCCATCACTACGGAATAACTATGCATGTGAAAAGGACCCCACAGGACCACTCAACCGTAAGAAGTTAATTGAACACATCAACAAACAAGCCTTAGAGACACCTGACAGACCAGAGGTGAAACCTTACGTAGCTGGCGTTGTACGAGGTAAAAAG TGGATTCCCCCACCACAGCCAGAAAAGATGCGTGATGCTGAGGAACAGATTGCTATAGATCTTGGTGATGAATATGAGCAAGCGCTCACTGGTGCTACACAAGAGGAAATTATTGACCTTGCCG CTATTCTTGGATTCCATTCCATGATGAACCAGGATCAGTACCACGCGTCGCTCCTCAACAAGGGCCAGCCTGTTGGCCTCGGCTGGGACGGCATCACAAAAGCTACTAAACCCAAG GTGTACCCCATGGACCCCCCCAATGACACAGACCCCGACGACACAATAAACAGGGTGAAGGAAAATGACCAGAAGCTGACTGATCTCAATTGGAATAATATTAAG AATATAAGCGACGAGAAATTCGAGAAGCTGTTCGAAGGTCTGAAGACGAACACTCACCTGGAGGTGTTGTCGCTCGTCAACGTCGGCCTTAACGACCGCACCGCGCAGCTCCTCGCCGACGC GTTCCAGGTAAACACGGGTCTGCGCGTGGTGAACGTGGAGACGAACTTCATCAGCCCGCCGGGCGTGGTGCAACTCGTCCGCTCGCTCCTCACCACGCACACCGTCGAGGAGTTCCGCGCTTCCAACCAG AGATCACAAGTCCTCGGCAACAAGATCGAGATGGAGATAACCAAGCTGGTCGAGGAGAACCCCACTCTGCTGCGGCTCGGCCTGCATCTCGAGTACAGCGACGCGCGACACCGCGTCGCCAGCCATCTGCAGCGAAACATCGACAGGA ATTGCCGTTTGCTAAAGAAAAGTAGCGTGTCGTTAAGTTTACGACTCCCGCGCGGAAGACCGCCTGCAGTGGGAGTGGACAGTAGCTTCTTCAATCTGACCCCGCCCAGCGCCGGCTCGCTGACTCCGCCCGCCGACCGCAAGATGGATACCGCTCAGTCGACGCCGCGAGCCCAGAAACAGACCGGGAAAGCCGACGATAGATTCGTGATGGCGGAGCCCCCCGACATAAACCCCAACCCCCACAC TACGCCAGCAACGACGGAGCCAGAGCGGCGCTTAGAGCCATGA
- the LOC121726793 gene encoding tropomodulin-1 isoform X5 has product MTTPAKLYGRELSTYDEVDVDELLSKLTQEELTMLAKDVDPDDNCLPPSLRNNYACEKDPTGPLNRKKLIEHINKQALETPDRPEVKPYVAGVVRGKKWIPPPQPEKMRDAEEQIAIDLGDEYEQALTGATQEEIIDLAAILGFHSMMNQDQYHASLLNKGQPVGLGWDGITKATKPKVYPMDPPNDTDPDDTINRVKENDQKLTDLNWNNIKNISDEKFEKLFEGLKTNTHLEVLSLVNVGLNDRTAQLLADALQVNTGLRVVNVETNFISPPGVVQLVRSLLTTHTVEEFRASNQRSQVLGNKIEMEITKLVEENPTLLRLGLHLEYSDARHRVASHLQRNIDRNCRLLKKSSVSLSLRLPRGRPPAVGVDSSFFNLTPPSAGSLTPPADRKMDTAQSTPRAQKQTGKADDRFVMAEPPDINPNPHTTPATTEPERRLEP; this is encoded by the exons ATGACGACGCCGGCCAAGCTGTACGGACGGGAGTTGTCGACATACGACGAAGTGGACGTCGACGAACTGTTATCAAAACTGACACAGGAGGAGCTTACGATGCTCGCCAAAGACGTCGACCCAGAT GACAATTGTTTACCCCCATCACTACGGAATAACTATGCATGTGAAAAGGACCCCACAGGACCACTCAACCGTAAGAAGTTAATTGAACACATCAACAAACAAGCCTTAGAGACACCTGACAGACCAGAGGTGAAACCTTACGTAGCTGGCGTTGTACGAGGTAAAAAG TGGATTCCCCCACCACAGCCAGAAAAGATGCGTGATGCTGAGGAACAGATTGCTATAGATCTTGGTGATGAATATGAGCAAGCGCTCACTGGTGCTACACAAGAGGAAATTATTGACCTTGCCG CTATTCTTGGATTCCATTCCATGATGAACCAGGATCAGTACCACGCGTCGCTCCTCAACAAGGGCCAGCCTGTTGGCCTCGGCTGGGACGGCATCACAAAAGCTACTAAACCCAAG GTGTACCCCATGGACCCCCCCAATGACACAGACCCCGACGACACAATAAACAGGGTGAAGGAAAATGACCAGAAGCTGACTGATCTCAATTGGAATAATATTAAG AATATAAGCGACGAGAAATTCGAGAAGCTGTTCGAAGGTCTGAAGACGAACACTCACCTGGAGGTGTTGTCGCTCGTCAACGTCGGCCTTAACGACCGCACCGCGCAGCTCCTCGCCGACGCACTacag GTAAACACGGGTCTGCGCGTGGTGAACGTGGAGACGAACTTCATCAGCCCGCCGGGCGTGGTGCAACTCGTCCGCTCGCTCCTCACCACGCACACCGTCGAGGAGTTCCGCGCTTCCAACCAG AGATCACAAGTCCTCGGCAACAAGATCGAGATGGAGATAACCAAGCTGGTCGAGGAGAACCCCACTCTGCTGCGGCTCGGCCTGCATCTCGAGTACAGCGACGCGCGACACCGCGTCGCCAGCCATCTGCAGCGAAACATCGACAGGA ATTGCCGTTTGCTAAAGAAAAGTAGCGTGTCGTTAAGTTTACGACTCCCGCGCGGAAGACCGCCTGCAGTGGGAGTGGACAGTAGCTTCTTCAATCTGACCCCGCCCAGCGCCGGCTCGCTGACTCCGCCCGCCGACCGCAAGATGGATACCGCTCAGTCGACGCCGCGAGCCCAGAAACAGACCGGGAAAGCCGACGATAGATTCGTGATGGCGGAGCCCCCCGACATAAACCCCAACCCCCACAC TACGCCAGCAACGACGGAGCCAGAGCGGCGCTTAGAGCCATGA
- the LOC121726793 gene encoding tropomodulin-1 isoform X1 translates to MSEFFGGWSGEPEDDAEVVEEEETVETVTTTKTMRRSTKTTKTPKSSSTKTTTMTTPAKLYGRELSTYDEVDVDELLSKLTQEELTMLAKDVDPDDNCLPPSLRNNYACEKDPTGPLNRKKLIEHINKQALETPDRPEVKPYVAGVVRGKKWIPPPQPEKMRDAEEQIAIDLGDEYEQALTGATQEEIIDLAAILGFHSMMNQDQYHASLLNKGQPVGLGWDGITKATKPKVYPMDPPNDTDPDDTINRVKENDQKLTDLNWNNIKNISDEKFEKLFEGLKTNTHLEVLSLVNVGLNDRTAQLLADALQVNTGLRVVNVETNFISPPGVVQLVRSLLTTHTVEEFRASNQRSQVLGNKIEMEITKLVEENPTLLRLGLHLEYSDARHRVASHLQRNIDRNCRLLKKSSVSLSLRLPRGRPPAVGVDSSFFNLTPPSAGSLTPPADRKMDTAQSTPRAQKQTGKADDRFVMAEPPDINPNPHTTPATTEPERRLEP, encoded by the exons AAGTCGTCATCGACGAAGACGACGACAATGACGACGCCGGCCAAGCTGTACGGACGGGAGTTGTCGACATACGACGAAGTGGACGTCGACGAACTGTTATCAAAACTGACACAGGAGGAGCTTACGATGCTCGCCAAAGACGTCGACCCAGAT GACAATTGTTTACCCCCATCACTACGGAATAACTATGCATGTGAAAAGGACCCCACAGGACCACTCAACCGTAAGAAGTTAATTGAACACATCAACAAACAAGCCTTAGAGACACCTGACAGACCAGAGGTGAAACCTTACGTAGCTGGCGTTGTACGAGGTAAAAAG TGGATTCCCCCACCACAGCCAGAAAAGATGCGTGATGCTGAGGAACAGATTGCTATAGATCTTGGTGATGAATATGAGCAAGCGCTCACTGGTGCTACACAAGAGGAAATTATTGACCTTGCCG CTATTCTTGGATTCCATTCCATGATGAACCAGGATCAGTACCACGCGTCGCTCCTCAACAAGGGCCAGCCTGTTGGCCTCGGCTGGGACGGCATCACAAAAGCTACTAAACCCAAG GTGTACCCCATGGACCCCCCCAATGACACAGACCCCGACGACACAATAAACAGGGTGAAGGAAAATGACCAGAAGCTGACTGATCTCAATTGGAATAATATTAAG AATATAAGCGACGAGAAATTCGAGAAGCTGTTCGAAGGTCTGAAGACGAACACTCACCTGGAGGTGTTGTCGCTCGTCAACGTCGGCCTTAACGACCGCACCGCGCAGCTCCTCGCCGACGCACTacag GTAAACACGGGTCTGCGCGTGGTGAACGTGGAGACGAACTTCATCAGCCCGCCGGGCGTGGTGCAACTCGTCCGCTCGCTCCTCACCACGCACACCGTCGAGGAGTTCCGCGCTTCCAACCAG AGATCACAAGTCCTCGGCAACAAGATCGAGATGGAGATAACCAAGCTGGTCGAGGAGAACCCCACTCTGCTGCGGCTCGGCCTGCATCTCGAGTACAGCGACGCGCGACACCGCGTCGCCAGCCATCTGCAGCGAAACATCGACAGGA ATTGCCGTTTGCTAAAGAAAAGTAGCGTGTCGTTAAGTTTACGACTCCCGCGCGGAAGACCGCCTGCAGTGGGAGTGGACAGTAGCTTCTTCAATCTGACCCCGCCCAGCGCCGGCTCGCTGACTCCGCCCGCCGACCGCAAGATGGATACCGCTCAGTCGACGCCGCGAGCCCAGAAACAGACCGGGAAAGCCGACGATAGATTCGTGATGGCGGAGCCCCCCGACATAAACCCCAACCCCCACAC TACGCCAGCAACGACGGAGCCAGAGCGGCGCTTAGAGCCATGA
- the LOC121726793 gene encoding tropomodulin-1 isoform X2, with protein MSEFFGGWSGEPEDDAEVVEEEETVETVTTTKTMRRSTKTTKTPKSSSTKTTTMTTPAKLYGRELSTYDEVDVDELLSKLTQEELTMLAKDVDPDDNCLPPSLRNNYACEKDPTGPLNRKKLIEHINKQALETPDRPEVKPYVAGVVRGKKWIPPPQPEKMRDAEEQIAIDLGDEYEQALTGATQEEIIDLAAILGFHSMMNQDQYHASLLNKGQPVGLGWDGITKATKPKVYPMDPPNDTDPDDTINRVKENDQKLTDLNWNNIKNISDEKFEKLFEGLKTNTHLEVLSLVNVGLNDRTAQLLADALQVNTGLRVVNVETNFISPPGVVQLVRSLLTTHTVEEFRASNQRSQVLGNKIEMEITKLVEENPTLLRLGLHLEYSDARHRVASHLQRNIDRNCRLLKKSSVSLSLRLPRGRPPAVGVDSSFFNLTPPSAGSLTPPADRKMDTAQSTPRAQKQTGKADDRFVMAEPPDINPNPHTTERPNAATSVQVL; from the exons AAGTCGTCATCGACGAAGACGACGACAATGACGACGCCGGCCAAGCTGTACGGACGGGAGTTGTCGACATACGACGAAGTGGACGTCGACGAACTGTTATCAAAACTGACACAGGAGGAGCTTACGATGCTCGCCAAAGACGTCGACCCAGAT GACAATTGTTTACCCCCATCACTACGGAATAACTATGCATGTGAAAAGGACCCCACAGGACCACTCAACCGTAAGAAGTTAATTGAACACATCAACAAACAAGCCTTAGAGACACCTGACAGACCAGAGGTGAAACCTTACGTAGCTGGCGTTGTACGAGGTAAAAAG TGGATTCCCCCACCACAGCCAGAAAAGATGCGTGATGCTGAGGAACAGATTGCTATAGATCTTGGTGATGAATATGAGCAAGCGCTCACTGGTGCTACACAAGAGGAAATTATTGACCTTGCCG CTATTCTTGGATTCCATTCCATGATGAACCAGGATCAGTACCACGCGTCGCTCCTCAACAAGGGCCAGCCTGTTGGCCTCGGCTGGGACGGCATCACAAAAGCTACTAAACCCAAG GTGTACCCCATGGACCCCCCCAATGACACAGACCCCGACGACACAATAAACAGGGTGAAGGAAAATGACCAGAAGCTGACTGATCTCAATTGGAATAATATTAAG AATATAAGCGACGAGAAATTCGAGAAGCTGTTCGAAGGTCTGAAGACGAACACTCACCTGGAGGTGTTGTCGCTCGTCAACGTCGGCCTTAACGACCGCACCGCGCAGCTCCTCGCCGACGCACTacag GTAAACACGGGTCTGCGCGTGGTGAACGTGGAGACGAACTTCATCAGCCCGCCGGGCGTGGTGCAACTCGTCCGCTCGCTCCTCACCACGCACACCGTCGAGGAGTTCCGCGCTTCCAACCAG AGATCACAAGTCCTCGGCAACAAGATCGAGATGGAGATAACCAAGCTGGTCGAGGAGAACCCCACTCTGCTGCGGCTCGGCCTGCATCTCGAGTACAGCGACGCGCGACACCGCGTCGCCAGCCATCTGCAGCGAAACATCGACAGGA ATTGCCGTTTGCTAAAGAAAAGTAGCGTGTCGTTAAGTTTACGACTCCCGCGCGGAAGACCGCCTGCAGTGGGAGTGGACAGTAGCTTCTTCAATCTGACCCCGCCCAGCGCCGGCTCGCTGACTCCGCCCGCCGACCGCAAGATGGATACCGCTCAGTCGACGCCGCGAGCCCAGAAACAGACCGGGAAAGCCGACGATAGATTCGTGATGGCGGAGCCCCCCGACATAAACCCCAACCCCCACAC TACGGAAAGACCTAACGCTGCGACTTCAGTTCAGGTTCTTTAA